One region of Purpureocillium takamizusanense chromosome 4, complete sequence genomic DNA includes:
- a CDS encoding uncharacterized protein (COG:S~EggNog:ENOG503NXUM~TransMembrane:10 (i137-160o180-203i215-234o240-261i273-297o323-345i415-439o459-486i506-525o537-556i)) — translation MPTSSPPPPPPPASLSASQHHAHARSFSNDYSAGQAPEAARRHRRGRTLNLSASEVHPRQVLGQAVSPGGTLTLTTTTVVGPSSRLADTVAASPASLRVPGPLERRPSTPTSSQMSHLKAAPAGPVSWSSLPRKDQLAILFLARLVDFLQVASLQAYVFYQLKALDASSGGNNEASDARIAQQAGILQGCFTGAQVATAMLWGKAADAGWCGRKRVLVIGLAGTALSCLGYGFATTFFWAAFWRAFGGAVNGTVGIIRTMISEITKEKRYQSRAFLILPMSFNIAGIFGPILGGVLADPMKTMPGLFGQGTIFGFRWIHRYPFALPSLVNSVLLATCTAIVFLFLEETSKERRGKFDYGLYIADRMKQAIWGIKPTHGYTHLTVEGEDIPLNPVHATSVAKAPRLPFRRLWTRNVIFTLITGAFYDFHLGAFGNIWSLFLSTPRYATPGATERRRDLPLLFTGGLGMPASTVGFATSFLGILGMLLQVTLYPPIQARLGTIRSFRYFLFLFPMAYFVAPYLSILPSSTAPPEPAGGGLIWMGIILVLLLQVTARTFTLPASIILLNNCSPHPSVLGTIHGLGQSVSAGFRTVGPVVGGWWYGYGLDIGMVAWGWWGVAAMSAFACGSAMGMYEGSGHEVFLDGEDE, via the exons ATGCCTacgtcgtcaccgccgccgccgccgccgccggcctcgttgTCAGCCTCCCAGCACCACGCACACGCGCGCTCCTTCAGCAATGACTACTCGGCCGGCCAAGccccggaggcggcgcgtcgtcaccgtcgcggACGCACGCTGAATTTATCGGCCAGTGAGGTGCATCCGCGGCAGgtcctcggccaggccgTCTCCCCCGGTGGCACCCTCACACTCACGACTaccaccgtcgtcgggccgtcgtcgcgtctGGCCGACACCGTCGCCGCATCACCAGCTTCACTGAGAGTCCCCGGTCCTCTTGAGCGTCGGCCATCAACACCGACCTCTTCTCAGATGTCACATCTCAAAGCGGCCCCCGCCGGTCCGGTGTCGTGGTCCTCCCTCCCGCGGAAAGACCAGCTCgccatcctcttcctcgccagGCTGGTCGACTTCCTGCAAGTCGCCTCCCTGCAAGCCTACGTCTTTTACCAGCTCAAGGCGCTGGacgcgagcagcggcggcaacaatGAGGCATCGGACGCGCGCATCGCGCAGCAGGCTGGCATCCTGCAGGGCTGTTTCACCGGGGCGCAGGTCGCCACCGCGATGCTCTggggcaaggccgccgacgcgggctGGTGCGGCCGGAAGAGAGTTCTCGTCATCGGGCTGGCAGGAACGGCGCTGTCGTGTCTGGGCTACGGCTTCGCGACGACGTTTTTCTGGGCGGCATTTTGGAGAGCCTTTGGCGGTGCCGTCAACGGGACGGTGGGCATCAT TCGCACCATGATTTCGGAGATTACCAAGGAGAAGAGATATCAATCTCGGGCATTCCTCATTCTGCCCATGAGCTTCAACATCGCCGGCATTTTTGGGCCCAtcctgggcggcgtcctggccgatccgatgaagacgatgccgGGGCTCTTTGGTCAGGGTACCATTTTTGGATTCCGCTGGATTCACAGGTACCCGTTTGCCCTACCGAGTCTTGTCAACAGTGTCCTTTTGGCGACATGCACTGCCATTGTCTTTTTGTTCCTGGAAGAG ACGTCcaaggagaggagaggcAAGTTTGACTATGGCCTCTACATTGCCGACCGCATGAAGCAAGCCATCTGGGGGATTAAGCCCACCCACGGCTACACTCATCTGACTGTCGAGGGTGAGGACATTCCGCTCAATCCTGTTCACGCAACGTCGGTGGCCAaagcgccgcggctgccgttCCGCCGTCTGTGGACGCGCAATGTCATCTTCACGCTGATCACGGGCGCCTTTTACGACTTTCATCTCGGCGCCTTTGGCAACATTTGGTCTTTGTTCCTGTCGACACCGCGGTATGCCACCCCTGGGGCGACGGAGAGGCGGCGTGACCTCCCGCTGCTCTTCACCGGCGGACTCGGCatgcccgcgtcgacggtggGCTTCGCGACGTCCTTTTTGGGCATCCTGGGCATGTTGCTGCAAGTCACGCTTTATCCACCGATCCAGGCCCGGCTCGGCACCATCCGCTCGTTCCGCTACTTCCTGTTCCTCTTTCCGATGGCGTACTTTGTCGCGCCGTACCTGTCCATcctgccctcgtcgacggcgccgcctgaacccgcgggcggcgggctcatcTGGATGGGCATCAtcctggtgctgctcctgcagGTGACGGCGCGCACGTTTACGCTCCCGGCCAGCATCATCCTGCTCAACAACTGCAGCCCGCATCCCAGCGTGCTGGGCACGATTCACGGGCTCGGGCAGAGCGTGTCGGCCGGGTTCCGCACCGTggggcccgtcgtcggcgggtgGTGGTACGGGTACGGGCTTGACATCGGCATGGTGGCctgggggtggtggggggtCGCGGCCATGTCTGCGTTTGCGTGCGGGTCGGCGATGGGCATGTACGAGGGTTCGGGACACGAGGTGTTtctggacggcgaggacgagtaG
- a CDS encoding uncharacterized protein (TransMembrane:1 (n14-25c33/34o576-595i)~SECRETED:SignalP(1-33~SECRETED:cutsite=VVA-EQ~SECRETED:prob=0.5133)~EggNog:ENOG503Q0T2~COG:G), with the protein MRPSCSIANASIPTLLLHVLILLCIFHARLVVAEQPVFTASVEYDEEAFGKYPVQTFKSTPIVGPRPNLLLRDSRCESSLYTFLTPRGYVGAARNAQMTILDQGGRLVWTLGWEGQQIYNLMVQRYRGHKYLTFWAGDDAVGGHGAGTYYLLDETYTLRHTIKAGNNLPGDLHDFRLTDDGTALLTVYEVREHDLSSMGKTTGPIWDCLIQETDVETGKVVFQWRASEHFNISDTHRAIGGEGEPGGAPFDWFHINSIDKDLKGNYLISSRYLSNLAYIDGKTGALLWTLGGKRNMFQDLSDGRATDFRYQHDATWDRDYTEITLFDNSDLGKLSNASRPRGMRIKVDQEARTARLVAEYRNPQHIPAESQGSTQTLPGGNVIVGFGFTAAWTEFARDGTPLCDVHYGPQSRFGTGDVQSYRVLKFAWNGYPTTTPDLDVSKDDAGVWRAYVSWNGATEVVQWVLQGAAADEDDDDEDEPDEWHVVEMALKDGFETDFVLDAGHARYLRAVALDGKGNPLGTSGMLDVGNVSAVSLYHRLAYFVLDSDEPQLTHMQDYKVAKPAPADTVAYTRETVAVSAGAVAGMAFMGICALARPAVQLWRRTELGRRRVLYKKLSMGGGELSSQAV; encoded by the exons ATGCGACCATCATGTAGCATCGCCAATGCCTCCATTCCCACACTACTACTACATGTTCTGATTTTGCTCTGCATCTTCCACGcacggctcgtcgtcgcggaacAGCCAGTTTTTACCGCAAGCGTCGAgtacgacgaggaggcgtttGGCAAGTACCCCGTCCAGACGTTCAAGTCGACGCCGATCGTCGGCCCGCGGCCGAACCTCCTCCTGCGGGACAGCCGCTGCGAGAGCAGTCTCTACACCTTCCTCACTCCGCGAGGGTATGTCGGCGCAGCGAGAAATGCGCAGATGACCATACTCGACCAGGGCGGCCGGCTCGTCTGGACGTTGGGCTGGGAGGGCCAGCAGATCTACAACCTGATGGTGCAGCGATACAGGGGCCACAAGTACCTTACCTTTTGggcaggcgacgatgccgtgggtgggcacggcgccggcacaTACTACCTG CTCGACGAGACGTACACGCTTCGGCACACCATTAAGGCGGGCAATAATCTACCGGGTGACTTGCACGACTTTCGTTTGACGGACGACGGCACGGCCCTCTTGACGGTCTACGAGGTGCGCGAACATGACCTTTCGTCCATGGGCAAGACGACAGGGCCTATCTGGGATTGCTTAATCCAGGAGACGGACGTTGAAACCGGCAAGGTCGTCTTTCAATGGCGCGCCTCCGAACACTTCAACATCTCGGACACGCAccgcgccatcggcggcgaaggcgaaccgggcggcgcgcccttTGACTGGTTCCACATCAACAGCATCGACAAGGACCTCAAGGGCAATTACCTCATTTCTAGCCGCTACCTCAGCAACCTGGCGTACATTgacggcaagacgggcgCCTTGCTGTGGACTCTGGGCGGCAAGAGGAACATGTTTCAGGATCTGTCAGACGGCAGGGCCACCGACTTTCGCTACCAACACGACGCGACCTGGGACCGCGACTACACCGAGATTACGCTCTTCGACAACAGCGACCTCGGCAAGCTATCTAacgcgtcgcggccgcgggggATGCGCATCAAGGTCGACCAAGAGGCCCGGacggcgcgcctcgtcgccgagtaCCGCAACCCGCAGCACATACCCGCCGAGTCGCAGGGCTCGACGCAGACGCTGCCGGGGGGCAACGTCATCGTGGGGTTCGGCTTCACGGCCGCGTGGACCGAGTTTGCCCGCGACGGTACGCCCCTCTGCGACGTGCACTACGGCCCGCAGAGCCGCTtcggcaccggcgacgtGCAGTCGTACCGCGTGCTCAAGTTTGCGTGGAATGGGTaccccacgacgacgccggacTTGGATGTCTCCAaggacgatgccggcgtgTGGCGGGCATATGTAAGCTGGAACGGCGCGACGGAGGTGGTGCAGTGGGTGCtgcagggcgcggcggccgacgaggatgacgacgatgaggacgagccTGATGAGTGGCACGTCGTTGAAATGGCGCTCAAGGACGGGTTCGAGACGGATTtcgtgctcgacgcgggTCATGCTCGGTATCTGCGTGCCGTGGCGCTGGACGGCAAGGGAAACCCGCTGGGGACGAGCGGGATGCTGGATGTCGGGAACGTGAGCGCTGTGAGTCTGTACCACCGGCTCGCCTACTTTGTGCTAGATAGTGATGAGCCGCAGCTGACGCATATGCAGGATTATAAAGTCGCaaagccggcgccggctgaCACTGTTGCTTACACACGCGAGACCGTAGCCGTGAgtgcgggcgccgtcgcgggcatGGCCTTTATGGGAATATGTGCCCTGGCGCGGCCTGCGGTGCAGTTGTGGAGGCGGACTGAGCTTGGCCGGAGGCGGGTGCTCTACAAGAAGCTATCTATGGGCGGAGGGGAGTTGTCGTCTCAGGCCGTGTGA
- a CDS encoding Chitinase (TransMembrane:3 (o686-709i716-736o742-760i)~CAZy:GH18~EggNog:ENOG503NUVP~COG:G): MRVLNIDSSYTHAHWAFATISPSLAVNINNTYLQWDSFLSIPGLKKVVSFGGWGYSTSPETYDMLRKAMYPENVGLFTDNVVQFVNDNGLDGVDFDWEYPGASDLPDIPAGFPSDGPNYLSLLKTLREKLPKDKTLSIAAPASFWYLRPFPVADMAKHLDYIVYMTYDLHGQWDYGNSWSQDGCPSGGCLRSHVNLTETNYVLAMITKAGVPANMVVVGVSSYGRSFGMTQPGCTGPMCTFGGKASTAKAGRCTGAPGYLADGEIYEILNGDVDSVKPTTWYDTNSNSDILTYDENQWVAYMSSDTKTSRTAYYEGLNFAGIVDWAVDLQPITDLLVQEGYDDDYFPLPATALPPCTAEYSTIEDLDKDIGNIPSNCKSYYIAQALSSMLAASVQNYTDMMNNGYTGKFKTYAKAVADNIDKSVHDFIYKNGDKYFSCIVTEATTCCEYCKLYESTSNRQNACDYCFTEGECYRDCSLIGCISDQSGHGTAIGAAPSGSQGPPEGPGFDEHPIVRYKNVSEPCPPDYSKRGQGDETYPQSVYWTLREDKSSAFYADLLSDTGVPKAKTKLGDYYRIHDCAPSQESDPKAACHASDIDFGTPIPDGFGANDVANPQDVAQKALSNSNQLLEQVNDVVLRLNLSCYAGDSFELVDTISLPILMIVQAVESMAQVETVVDKMEESKRKAMILAFLSAILFFIPIAGEVLGALTEFADLAIILTTLGVAGNTALDIYDIVDDPDNALLSIFSLILEPLALADIAKINKAAGIRRGMAEADVAKLGAGVSKRLGMIKKVTGTCSRK; the protein is encoded by the coding sequence ATGCGAGTACTGAACATCGACTCGTCATATACACACGCTCACTGGGCATTTGCGACCATTAGTCCATCCCTGGCGGTAAACATTAACAACACATATCTCCAGTGGGATTCATTCCTGTCGATACCTGGTCTGAAGAAAGTCGTTTCCTTTGGTGGCTGGGGATACTCGACGAGCCCCGAGACGTACGACATGTTGCGTAAGGCGATGTACCCCGAGAATGTTGGCTTGTTCACGGACAATGTTGTCCAGTTCGTCAATGACAACGGACTCGATGGCGTTGACTTTGATTGGGAGTATCCTGGTGCTTCGGATCTTCCAGATATACCGGCAGGATTTCCTTCGGATGGCCCCAATTATCTCTCATTACTGAAGACACTTCGCGAGAAATTGCCCAAGGATAAGACACTCTCGAtcgcggcgccggcttcgtTTTGGTACCTCCGTCCCTTTCCGGTGGCAGACATGGCAAAGCACCTGGATTACATCGTTTACATGACGTACGACCTACATGGGCAATGGGACTACGGCAATTCATGGAGTCAGGATGGCTGTCCCAGTGGCGGTTGTCTACGGAGCCATGTCAATCTTACCGAAACAAACTATGTTCTGGCAATGATAACAAAGGCGGGTGTCCCCGCAAACATGGTTGTAGTTGGCGTTTCTAGCTATGGCCGCTCTTTTGGTATGACGCAGCCGGGCTGTACAGGACCTATGTGCACTttcggcggcaaggcctcCACAGCCAAGGCTGGGCGGTGCACTGGCGCGCCTGGGTATCTCGCTGATGGTGAGATCTACGAGATTCTGAACGGGGACGTGGATAGCGTGAAACCCACCACATGGTATGACACCAATAGTAACTCGGACATCTTGACATACGATGAAAACCAGTGGGTCGCGTACATGAGCTCGGATACGAAGACTTCCCGTACAGCGTACTACGAGGGATTGAACTTCGCTGGGATTGTCGATTGGGCTGTCGACCTACAACCGATTACGGATCTTCTCGTGCAGGAGGGATATGACGACGACTATTTCCCGTTACCAGCAACAGCCCTACCACCTTGCACAGCTGAATATTCGACTATTGAGGACCTTGACAAAGATATCGGCAACATTCCAAGCAATTGCAAGAGCTACTACATTGCCCAGGCGTTGTCCAGCATGCTGGCAGCATCTGTCCAAAATTACACCGACATGATGAACAATGGGTATACTGGCAAATTCAAAACGTATGCGAAAGCAGTGGCCGACAACATAGATAAGTCTGTACACGACTTCATCTACAAAAACGGCGACAAGTACTTTTCCTGCATCGTTACTGAGGCAACTACTTGTTGCGAATACTGCAAACTTTACGAATCAACGTCAAATCGCCAAAACGCATGCGACTATTGCTTCACAGAAGGCGAGTGCTATCGAGATTGTTCATTGATTGGCTGTATCTCAGATCAATCTGGCCATGGCACCGCGATaggcgccgccccctcaGGGTCACAGGGGCCACCGGAGGGGCCAGGTTTTGACGAGCATCCAATCGTGCGATATAAGAACGTGTCAGAGCCGTGTCCCCCAGACTACTCCAAGCGTGGTCAGGGTGACGAGACCTACCCTCAAAGTGTCTACTGGACGCTACGGGAAGACAAATCTAGTGCGTTCTATGCCGACCTCTTGAGCGACACCGGCGTTCCCAAGGCGAAGACGAAGTTGGGCGATTATTACCGCATTCACGACTGTGCCCCGTCTCAGGAATCTGACCCCAAGGCGGCTTGTCACGCATCTGACATTGATTTTGGCACGCCGATACCTGACGGCTTTGGTGCAAATGACGTGGCAAATCCGCAAGATGTGGCTCAAAAGGCGCTCAGCAACTCTAACCAGCTTTTGGAGCAAGTAAACGACGTCGTCCTTAGACTGAACCTGAGCTGCTATGCCGGCGATAGCTTCGAGCTTGTTGACACAATATCTCTGCCGATTCTCATGATTGTTCAAGCTGTCGAGAGCATGGCACAGGTGGAGACTGTGGTGGACAAAATGGAGGAGTCAAAGCGCAAGGCGATGATTTTGGCCTTCCTGAGCGCCATTCTCTTCTTCATACCTATAGCGGGAGAAGTACTGGGTGCTTTGACGGAGTTTGCTGACCTGGCAATCATCCTAACGACTCTAGGTGTCGCGGGAAATACAGCACTCGATATATACGACATCGTTGACGACCCAGACAATGCCCTCCTGTCAATTTTTAGCCTCATCCTGGAGCCGCTTGCGTTGGCGGATATAGCTAAAATCAACAAGGCAGCAGGGATCAGGAGAggcatggccgaggcggacgtTGCCAAACTTGGCGCGGGTGTGTCGAAGAGACTGGGGATGATAAAGAAGGTAACTGGGACGTGCAGCAGGAAATAA
- a CDS encoding uncharacterized protein (EggNog:ENOG503P9I5) → MVYYYAYLAEFYTEPDPAARKIGVGCVGTREDGRCTFNEFTEYIWKPYPEKADIHRPNVKIFTALEDFPAISIANAFNRIYKWTGPNGIAITYNTDNERIWAGSTDFYDALARVTEPIGTLSKMPIASNDPKAKEISRIVSKGKTCADTLYDLRFKDLEGFRLRAVAIRLGVAGSLIKTNPGRDTLGLVGPWKSWDPGATIQALEDDEKQQHKGHDYAKQNFKDKLNRAITAWANGGQSAINHVRALDAAKSAMQLSC, encoded by the coding sequence ATGGTCTACTACTATGCTTATCTTGCCGAGTTCTATACTGAGCCCGACCCTGCGGCTCGCAAAATTGGTGTTGGTTGTGTGGGCACTCGCGAGGATGGGCGGTGCACCTTCAACGAGTTCACTGAGTATATCTGGAAGCCATATCCCGAAAAGGCGGACATTCATCGCCCCAACGTGAAGATATTCACTGCTCTGGAGGATTTCCCAGCGATATCTATAGCAAACGCCTTCAATCGTATCTACAAATGGACAGGCCCTAATGGGATAGCCATTACTTACAACACGGATAATGAGCGCATCTGGGCGGGCTCGACTGACTTCTACGATGCTCTCGCTAGGGTAACGGAGCCGATTGGGACGCTCTCAAAGATGCCAATTGCGAGCAATGACCCAAAGGCAAAAGAGATCAGTCGCATCGTTAGCAAGGGAAAGACGTGTGCTGACACTCTTTATGACCTGCGCTTTAAGGACCTGGAAGGTTTTCGCCTCAGAGCAGTGGCCATACGACTGGGCGTGGCGGGCAGCTTGATCAAAACGAACCCAGGAAGAGACACTCTGGGTCTTGTTGGCCCTTGGAAAAGTTGGGATCCGGGGGCTACAATACAGGCATTGGAAGATGacgagaagcagcagcataAAGGCCACGACTACGCCAAACAAAACTTCAAGGACAAGCTGAATAGAGCTATCACGGCGTGGGCGAACGGCGGACAATCTGCGATCAACCACGTCAGGGCACTAGATGCTGCCAAGTCTGCTATGCAATTAAGCTGCTGA
- a CDS encoding uncharacterized protein (COG:S~EggNog:ENOG503NYIU) gives MDEDEEPYQWGHLECGPPPPSDEGWDPPDPLVLKYGDDPFVNAAKDPHAVKRLLADGTHVTPEGVLAAADACHTGALEVLLEAGISANIRSESAAAPDAGVPTGWTTRDVMVTWRNVIFYDEWQEWFPLRTVSQATRLPITHEAIERQIDVMRLLIKKGADPYALYREALGRCNWYPFPGDAYDEELDPPWEDRYAEEPPPQGRLYGTRSVIHSLFEEGGQVLPFFDEDFPLSLESRDPQGRTILHSACRSGLGADALVGTILGEVERNDYNRKIFVTAEDADLSLFHALRLRNADLLAVDDNGKHILHHMLEANRLWPWGSRPPVIHNAFSYVLANLPELVQKPDRHGTLPLHSAFQLWCRHQWFSNMEDEIGIVTMIQELIAAGANPLATDGRGNTALHYLAANGLAERLRSEVARRVLRQFIDLGVDVNARNASGRSAMEVFLDDDGSISEFRESRYMCRVIYKQVPVEEELDAEVFEMFDKAGVKWMETDGKGRTLLHIVAKHDIARTRGRMTFLLNKGVDALVKDSEGRTAVDVAQQYATRETASVLQAQKPELSLNREY, from the coding sequence atggacgaggacgaggagccgtATCAATGGGGTCACTTGGAATGCGGACCTCCTCCGCCTTCAGATGAAGGATGGGACCCCCCAGACCCGCTGGTTCTAAAATATGGCGATGACCCTTTCGTCAACGCAGCAAAGGACCCTCATGCGGTGAAGAGGCTTCTCGCAGATGGCACACACGTCACTCCCGAAGGTGTACTTGCCGCGGCTGACGCCTGCCACACGGGCGCGCTTGAAGTCCTTCTCGAGGCCGGAATTTCGGCAAATATTAGGTCTGAGTCGGCCGCAGCCCCAGACGCCGGGGTTCCGACGGGCTGGACGACGCGGGACGTTATGGTTACCTGGCGCAACGTGATATTTTACGACGAGTGGCAGGAATGGTTTCCGCTACGGACCGTCTCACAGGCGACGAGGTTGCCAATAACCCATGAAGCGATAGAGCGGCAAATCGATGTGATGCGACTGCTGATCAAGAAAGGTGCGGACCCGTACGCTCTGTACCGAGAGGCTCTTGGGCGCTGCAATTGGTATCCCTTTCCCGGCGATGCGTACGATGAAGAGCTCGACCCTCCCTGGGAAGACCGTTACGCCGAGGAACCGCCCCCGCAGGGCCGCTTATACGGCACTCGAAGCGTCATTCATTCTCTCTTTGAAGAAGGAGGACAGGTGTTGCCTTTTTTTGACGAAGACTTTCCGCTCTCGTTGGAGTCCCGCGATCCACAGGGGCGGACCATCCTTCACTCCGCCTGTCGAAGCGGCTTGGGTGCGGACGCCCTGGTAGGAACCATCTTGGGGGAAGTGGAACGCAACGATTACAATCGCAAGATCTTTGTCACTGCAGAGGATGCGGATCTCTCCTTGTTCCACGCCCTGCGACTGCGCAATGCCGACTTGCTTGCTGTTGACGACAACGGAAAGCACATACTACACCACATGCTCGAGGCGAATAGGCTGTGGCCTTGGGGCAGTCGGCCGCCGGTGATCCACAATGCCTTCTCCTACGTCCTTGCCAATCTCCCCGAATTAGTTCAGAAACCCGACCGGCACGGGACGCTGCCCCTCCACTCCGCCTTTCAACTCTGGTGTCGTCACCAGTGGTTCAGCAATATGGAGGATGAAATCGGCATCGTAACCATGATTcaggagctcatcgccgccggggccaaTCCACTCGCCACGGACGGTAGGGGCAACACGGCGCTGCATTATCTTGCCGCCAACGGTCTCGCCGAGCGGCTTCGTTCCGAGGTCGCCCGACGCGTGCTTCGTCAATTTATAGACCTGGGTGTGGACGTGAACGCGCGTAATGCATCGGGGCGGTCGGCCATGGAAGTAttcctcgacgatgacgggaGCATTTCTGAGTTTCGAGAGTCAAGATATATGTGCCGAGTAATTTACAAGCAGGTTCCAGTCGAGGAAGAGCTGGATGCGGAGGTGTTTGAAATGTTTGACAAAGCCGGAGTGAAATGGATGGAGACTGATGGCAAGGGCAGGACGCTGCTTCACATAGTAGCAAAGCATGATAtagcgaggacgagaggcAGGATGACATTTCTGCTAAACAAGGGCGTCGATGCGCTAGTCAAAGACTCAGAGGGAAGAACCGCAGTGGATGTCGCACAACAATATGCCACAAGGGAGACTGCGTCTGTGCTACAGGCTCAAAAACCAGAGCTAAGTCTGAACAGAGAGTACTGA
- a CDS encoding uncharacterized protein (COG:S~EggNog:ENOG503NYIU): protein MSGRAAMDEDEEPYQWGHLECGPPPPSDEGWDPPDPLVLKYGDDPFVNAAKDPHAVKRLLADGTHVTPEGVLAAADACHTGALEVLLEAGISANIRSESAAAPDAGVPTGWTTRDVMVTWRNVIFYDEWQEWFPLRTVSQATRLPITHEAIERQIDVMRLLIKKGADPYALYREALGRCNWYPFPGDAYDEELDPPWEDRYAEEPPPQGRLYGTRSVIHSLFEEGGQVLPFFDEDFPLSLESRDPQGRTILHSACRSGLGADALVGTILGEVERNDYNRKIFVTAEDADLSLFHALRLRNADLLAVDDNGKHILHHMLEANRLWPWGSRPPVIHNAFSYVLANLPELVQKPDRHGTLPLHSAFQLWCRHQWFSNMEDEIGIVTMIQELIAAGANPLATDGRGNTALHYLAANGLAERLRSEVARRVLRQFIDLGVDVNARNASGRSAMEVFLDDDGSISEFRESRYMCRVIYKQVPVEEELDAEVFEMFDKAGVKWMETDGKGRTLLHIVAKHDIARTRGRMTFLLNKGVDALVKDSEGRTAVDVAQQYATRETASVLQAQKPELSLNREY from the exons ATGTCAGGGCGCGCTG CaatggacgaggacgaggagccgtATCAATGGGGTCACTTGGAATGCGGACCTCCTCCGCCTTCAGATGAAGGATGGGACCCCCCAGACCCGCTGGTTCTAAAATATGGCGATGACCCTTTCGTCAACGCAGCAAAGGACCCTCATGCGGTGAAGAGGCTTCTCGCAGATGGCACACACGTCACTCCCGAAGGTGTACTTGCCGCGGCTGACGCCTGCCACACGGGCGCGCTTGAAGTCCTTCTCGAGGCCGGAATTTCGGCAAATATTAGGTCTGAGTCGGCCGCAGCCCCAGACGCCGGGGTTCCGACGGGCTGGACGACGCGGGACGTTATGGTTACCTGGCGCAACGTGATATTTTACGACGAGTGGCAGGAATGGTTTCCGCTACGGACCGTCTCACAGGCGACGAGGTTGCCAATAACCCATGAAGCGATAGAGCGGCAAATCGATGTGATGCGACTGCTGATCAAGAAAGGTGCGGACCCGTACGCTCTGTACCGAGAGGCTCTTGGGCGCTGCAATTGGTATCCCTTTCCCGGCGATGCGTACGATGAAGAGCTCGACCCTCCCTGGGAAGACCGTTACGCCGAGGAACCGCCCCCGCAGGGCCGCTTATACGGCACTCGAAGCGTCATTCATTCTCTCTTTGAAGAAGGAGGACAGGTGTTGCCTTTTTTTGACGAAGACTTTCCGCTCTCGTTGGAGTCCCGCGATCCACAGGGGCGGACCATCCTTCACTCCGCCTGTCGAAGCGGCTTGGGTGCGGACGCCCTGGTAGGAACCATCTTGGGGGAAGTGGAACGCAACGATTACAATCGCAAGATCTTTGTCACTGCAGAGGATGCGGATCTCTCCTTGTTCCACGCCCTGCGACTGCGCAATGCCGACTTGCTTGCTGTTGACGACAACGGAAAGCACATACTACACCACATGCTCGAGGCGAATAGGCTGTGGCCTTGGGGCAGTCGGCCGCCGGTGATCCACAATGCCTTCTCCTACGTCCTTGCCAATCTCCCCGAATTAGTTCAGAAACCCGACCGGCACGGGACGCTGCCCCTCCACTCCGCCTTTCAACTCTGGTGTCGTCACCAGTGGTTCAGCAATATGGAGGATGAAATCGGCATCGTAACCATGATTcaggagctcatcgccgccggggccaaTCCACTCGCCACGGACGGTAGGGGCAACACGGCGCTGCATTATCTTGCCGCCAACGGTCTCGCCGAGCGGCTTCGTTCCGAGGTCGCCCGACGCGTGCTTCGTCAATTTATAGACCTGGGTGTGGACGTGAACGCGCGTAATGCATCGGGGCGGTCGGCCATGGAAGTAttcctcgacgatgacgggaGCATTTCTGAGTTTCGAGAGTCAAGATATATGTGCCGAGTAATTTACAAGCAGGTTCCAGTCGAGGAAGAGCTGGATGCGGAGGTGTTTGAAATGTTTGACAAAGCCGGAGTGAAATGGATGGAGACTGATGGCAAGGGCAGGACGCTGCTTCACATAGTAGCAAAGCATGATAtagcgaggacgagaggcAGGATGACATTTCTGCTAAACAAGGGCGTCGATGCGCTAGTCAAAGACTCAGAGGGAAGAACCGCAGTGGATGTCGCACAACAATATGCCACAAGGGAGACTGCGTCTGTGCTACAGGCTCAAAAACCAGAGCTAAGTCTGAACAGAGAGTACTGA